DNA from Kitasatospora acidiphila:
CGCGACCGTCTCGGTGCCGGTGCCGGCCTGGGCCACCACCTCGAAGCCCGGCTCGGTGGCGAGCAGTTCGCAGAGCGCCTCGCGCAGCAGGGTGTGGTCGTCGGCGACCAGGATCCGGACCGTGGCCGGGCCTTCTGCCGCGCGTACCCCGGTGGGCGGTTCGGGCGCGGCCGGGGCGGTCATGCCGGCCGCTCCTCGATCGGGATCCAGATCATCACCTGGGTGCCCTTGCCCGGGGTGGACGCGATGTCCAGCGTGCCGTGCAGCAGTTGGACCCGCTCCCGCATCCCGGTCAGGCCGTTGGAGCTGCCCGGCAGCGCGGCCGGGTCGAAGCCGCGGCCGTCGTCCAGCACCTCGGCCTGCACCTCGTGCGGGGCGATGTCCACGTGCACCACGATGTTGCCCGCCTGGGCGTGCCGCAGGGAGTTGCGCAGGCACTCGCGCACGATGATGAACAGCTCCTCGGCCAGCTCGGCCGGCACCCAGTCGTCGGAGCCCTTCACCCAGATCCGCACCGCGCCGCCGGCCTCGGACATGGCGGAGGCGAAGCTCTTGAGCGCCAGCTCCAGCGATCCCGCGACATTGCAGTGCCGCAGTTCGGTGACCAGCTGCCGGGTGGTGTCCATGGCCTCCAGCACGGCCGTGCGGGCAGCCTTGAGGTGCGGGTCGGCGACCGGCTCGGCACGCAGCTCGGCCAGCTCCAGCTGACGCAGCGCCAGGCTGAGCGAGTTGCCCAGCTGGTCGTGGATCTCCCGGGCCAGCCGCAGCCGGCCCAGGTCGTTCAGCTCCTGCACCCTGCCCAGGAGGAAGGTGTCGTAGCCCATCGAGCCGAGCGCCAGCCGCCGGCTCACGCCCTCCTGGAGCGAGCGCACGGCGGCGGTGTAGTGGCCGCTGCAGTGCCCGCAGCGGGCGGCGGCCAGCTCCTCGGCCCAGCGGTCGGGCGCGCTGCACTCCGGGCAGCGCCCGTCCGCCTCCTCGTGGTCCGGGTCCGCCTCGGCCAGGCCGGCCTCGGTGACGGCGGTGGCCAGCGCGCTCAGCACCACGTCGAGCAGCAGCATCCCGGCTCTTATCGAGTGGGTCAGGTGCAGACCGTGGCGGATCCGCTCGCCGCCCAGGTTCACCACCTCGGCGATCTCGGTGCCGGTCACCGTGGCCCGGCCCTCGGCCAGGCTGACCGCGCAGTCCATCAGGGTCCGCCGGGCCTGCACCACGCACTGCTCCCAGGCGTGCGGGTCGGCCACCAGTGGGCTGTTGATCTCCCGCAGCCCCTGCTGGTAGCCGGCCAGCACCTCGGGCTCCTGGGCGAGCAGCCGGCGGGCCGCCAGCTCGGCCGGGTCGGCGAGGGGCAGCACCGCGAGTGGCTCGGGGAGCAGGACCGGGACCTCCAGGGTGTCCTGCCGTGTCGTCTGCTCAGGGTTGTCGACGTTCATCTGGCCACCTCATCTCCCCCGCGGCCGCACCGCACGCAGCCGTCGGACGGCCCTTTCCGCTCCCCAGCCTCGCTCGTCCCCCGCCCGGCCGCCAGCGAACGCGGCCGACTGCCCGCAGGCTGCCACCGCGCCCGGCGTACTGTCGCAAGTCCGGGCCGGACCTGGGGGGTTTCCGGTTTCCCGGCCGCGCGGAACCGATCGCCGTCTAGGCTCTCCCCATGGCGATTCCCCCCTTCCTCGCAGAGTTGCGCACCCTGGTCGGCACCCGGCCGCTCTGGCTCACCGCGTCGTGTGTCGTGGTCCTCGACGAACAGCAGCGGGTGCTGCTCGGGCGGCGGGCCGACACCGGCCGCTGGGCACTGGTCGGCGGCATCGTGGACCCGGGCGAGCAGCCGGCCGACGCCGCCGTGCGGGAGTGCTTCGAGGAGACCGGGGTGCGGGTGGCACCCGAGCAGCTGACCTCGGTGACCGTCTCGCCGCTGGTGACCTATCCCAACGGGGACCAGGTGCAGTACCTGGAACTGACCTTCCGCTGCTCGGTGGTGGACGGACAGGCCCGGGTCAATGACGATGAGTCACTGGAGGTGGCCTGGTTCGCCCAGGACGAGCTGCCCGACATGGACGGCTACAGCCGCGAACGGCTGGATCTGGCGCTGGGCTTCACGGGGCAGACGGCGTATGCCTTCTCCGGTCTGGACACCGTGCTGGGGTCGGTGCCCACCGCCTGAGGCGTCCCATGAGGCGCCTCTCACCTGCATGCTTGACGCACCGTCATGCTTCGCTACTAAAGTATGACTTCATTATGAAGCAGGTATACGAGTCTCCGCTGGCGCCCCAGAGCACCCTGGCGCACGACGCCGACGACTGCCTCTTCGACTCCACCGTCAGAACCGTGATGGCCGAGTTCACGCTGAGCGACGAGACGCTGGACCTGGAGGCCGCCGCCGCGGTCTGCGCCGCGCACCACGCCGTGGACCAGATGCGGCTGCGGGACGCCAAGGGCCGTCAGCTGAGCGCCGGAGCAGTGGACCTGCTGCTCCGGCTCAACGCCACCAGCGGCGAGGCGCTGCCGATGGCCGAGTTGGGCCGCACCGCCCGCTTCGGCACCCACGACATCGCCGCCGCACTCGACGAGTTGGCGCGGCACCACCTGGTCGAGCGGATCCCCGACCCGGAGCACCCGGCCACCCTGCTCGCCAGGATCACCCCCAGCGGGCGCGGCTGGCTCGACGCCTACCGCCAGCCCGCCCAGCGGGCCATCGCCAGCCTGTTCGCCGGCTTCAGCCCCGCCGACCTCATCCAGCTGCGCCACCTGGCGCTGCGGCTGGTGGAGAACCGGCAGCGGCTGGCGCAGTACCTCGAACTCACCGAGGACGCGCTGTCCTGAACCGCTTCTGACGGAAGGTCAGCGGTTGGGGTCGTAGGACTGCTGCGGCCCCACGGGCTGGGCGTCCTGCTGGTACGGGTTGGGCTGGGCCTGCTGCTGGTACGGGTTGGCCTGAGCCTGCTGCTGGTAGGCCGCGGCGGCCTGCTGGAACTGGGCGGCGGTCACCGGCTGCTGCGCGTTCTTGCGGGCACCGAGCGAGCGGACCCACTGGGCGATCAGCACCACGGGCAGGATGAACGCCTTGAAGAACATGATGTACGACCCGCCCTGGAAGATGAACCCCAGGTAGATGCCGTACCCGACGAAGCCCAGCCCCGCGATGGCGTTGAACGCCCGCCACCCGGCGCTCAGCGCGCCACCGATGTTGAGCACCCCGATGGCCACCATGGCCACCCCGCTGACCAGCAGCAGCACCACGTACGAGGAGAACAGCGGCTCGGCGCTGAAGTCGATATTCACAGAGAATCTCACATAAGGATCAGATAAACATCATGTTCGGACGATCGCGCACAGTACCCGGTCAGCGATCAAGATGTCTTCACCTTTGTGATGACGAATCCTCAACGAATCTGCCGGTCCGGCCGAAGCCGGCGCCGTAGACCCCGTAGTACTTGAGAGCTACCCGCACACAGCCCTCCGCAGCGGGACGCCAACCACCAGGCGGGATCCATAAGTTCAGGGTCGGAAACGCAAGAGACCGCCGGCCCCGGAAGGACCGTCCGCCATGGTGCCCCGCCTTCGCCCGCTCAGCAGCCGTCTGCGACGAACCCTGTCCGCCGCGCTCGTCACCGCGGCACTGGCCGTCCCGGCGATGGGGGCGGCCGGTCCGGCGGACGTGCCCGCGCCCGCTCCGACGGCACCGGCCGCAGTGGGCACCGTCAGCACGGCGACGCTCGCCGAGCGGTACGCCGCCACCCGCACCGACATCGTGGCCGCCGAACGGATGGCGGCGGCCCACGGCGACCGGGGGCGGGCCACCGCGCTGACGGGGATGGCAGACCCGGCACGGCAGTTCCTGTTCTTCGACGGCCGGGACGGCGGCCGCAGCGGCGAGGTCTTCGGCGACCTGGCGACGGCCCAGCGGATCGCCGTTCTCGTCCCGGGGGCGGACACCGACTTCGACAGCTACGGACGACTGCGGGCCGACGCCACCGCGCTCCAGCGGCAGTCGGGCGACGGATCCGCCGTCATCGCCTGGCTCGGCTACAGGACGCCCAGCACCAAGGAGCCGGCGATCCTGACCGCCGACCGCGCCGACCAGGCCGCACCCGGGCTGCAGCGGTTCGTCGCGCAGCTGCGCGCCGCCCGGCCCGGCAGCCGGCTCTCGGTGCTCTGCCACTCCTACGGGTCCGTGGTCTGCGGTCGGGCCGCCTCCGGGCTGGACGTCTCCGATCTGGTGCTGTTCGGCAGCCCCGGCACCGGCTACGACAACGTCGCCGCGCTGCACACCAAGGCCACCGTCTGGGCCGGCCGGGGCGCCACCGACTGGATCGCCGACGTGCCCCACCTGAAGCTCGAACTCCCCTTCACCACCGTGGGGTTCGGCACCGACCCGGTCTCGCCCGGGTTCGGCGCCCGGGTCTTCGCGGCCGGCAGCGGCGGCCACAGCGACTACTTCAAGCCGGGCAGCCCCGCGCT
Protein-coding regions in this window:
- a CDS encoding sensor histidine kinase, whose protein sequence is MNVDNPEQTTRQDTLEVPVLLPEPLAVLPLADPAELAARRLLAQEPEVLAGYQQGLREINSPLVADPHAWEQCVVQARRTLMDCAVSLAEGRATVTGTEIAEVVNLGGERIRHGLHLTHSIRAGMLLLDVVLSALATAVTEAGLAEADPDHEEADGRCPECSAPDRWAEELAAARCGHCSGHYTAAVRSLQEGVSRRLALGSMGYDTFLLGRVQELNDLGRLRLAREIHDQLGNSLSLALRQLELAELRAEPVADPHLKAARTAVLEAMDTTRQLVTELRHCNVAGSLELALKSFASAMSEAGGAVRIWVKGSDDWVPAELAEELFIIVRECLRNSLRHAQAGNIVVHVDIAPHEVQAEVLDDGRGFDPAALPGSSNGLTGMRERVQLLHGTLDIASTPGKGTQVMIWIPIEERPA
- a CDS encoding NUDIX hydrolase yields the protein MAIPPFLAELRTLVGTRPLWLTASCVVVLDEQQRVLLGRRADTGRWALVGGIVDPGEQPADAAVRECFEETGVRVAPEQLTSVTVSPLVTYPNGDQVQYLELTFRCSVVDGQARVNDDESLEVAWFAQDELPDMDGYSRERLDLALGFTGQTAYAFSGLDTVLGSVPTA
- a CDS encoding MarR family winged helix-turn-helix transcriptional regulator; this encodes MKQVYESPLAPQSTLAHDADDCLFDSTVRTVMAEFTLSDETLDLEAAAAVCAAHHAVDQMRLRDAKGRQLSAGAVDLLLRLNATSGEALPMAELGRTARFGTHDIAAALDELARHHLVERIPDPEHPATLLARITPSGRGWLDAYRQPAQRAIASLFAGFSPADLIQLRHLALRLVENRQRLAQYLELTEDALS
- a CDS encoding alpha/beta hydrolase, with product MVPRLRPLSSRLRRTLSAALVTAALAVPAMGAAGPADVPAPAPTAPAAVGTVSTATLAERYAATRTDIVAAERMAAAHGDRGRATALTGMADPARQFLFFDGRDGGRSGEVFGDLATAQRIAVLVPGADTDFDSYGRLRADATALQRQSGDGSAVIAWLGYRTPSTKEPAILTADRADQAAPGLQRFVAQLRAARPGSRLSVLCHSYGSVVCGRAASGLDVSDLVLFGSPGTGYDNVAALHTKATVWAGRGATDWIADVPHLKLELPFTTVGFGTDPVSPGFGARVFAAGSGGHSDYFKPGSPALTGIARIVLGQTPAPAGTPAGRDA